One Microlunatus soli genomic window carries:
- the phoU gene encoding phosphate signaling complex protein PhoU codes for MRDSYREQLDDILGDLVQMSQAVSAAVRGATTALLEADIHAAEQVISGDDAIDATQADIESRAFSLLARQAPVAGELRTLVATLRMVTELERMGDLAAHVAKIARLRYPEPAVPDAMRANFVRMGDVAEKMVVSAGQTLSERNLQTAQELHDRDQEMDELRRSQFRALLGDDWTFGVEAAVDVALLGRYYERIADHAASVARRVVYVVTGEFPDDEVWPQP; via the coding sequence ATGCGCGACTCCTATCGGGAGCAACTCGACGACATCCTCGGTGACCTGGTCCAGATGTCGCAGGCGGTCTCCGCCGCGGTCCGCGGTGCGACCACCGCCCTCCTGGAGGCCGACATCCATGCTGCCGAACAGGTGATCAGCGGCGATGACGCGATCGATGCCACCCAGGCCGACATCGAGTCTCGTGCCTTCTCGCTGCTGGCTCGGCAGGCTCCGGTGGCCGGCGAGTTGCGGACGCTGGTGGCGACCCTGCGGATGGTCACCGAACTGGAACGGATGGGCGACCTCGCCGCCCATGTGGCCAAGATCGCCCGGCTGCGCTACCCCGAACCAGCGGTCCCGGATGCGATGCGGGCCAACTTCGTGCGGATGGGTGACGTCGCCGAAAAGATGGTCGTCAGCGCTGGTCAGACCCTGAGCGAACGCAACCTGCAGACCGCACAGGAGTTGCACGATCGGGATCAGGAGATGGACGAGCTGCGGCGTTCGCAGTTCCGGGCGCTGTTGGGTGACGACTGGACCTTCGGCGTCGAGGCCGCGGTCGACGTCGCCCTGCTGGGACGCTATTACGAGCGGATCGCCGACCATGCGGCCTCGGTCGCCCGCCGGGTGGTCTATGTGGTGACCGGTGAGTTCCCCGACGACGAGGTGTGGCCACAGCCGTGA
- a CDS encoding phosphoglyceromutase: MTSNLILLRHGESEWNAKNLFTGWVDVDLNDKGRAEARRGGELLAENDLLPDVLHTSLLTRAIHTAQIALDVVGRPWLPVRRSWRLNERHYGALQGKDKAATLAEFGEEQFMIWRRSYDTPPPAIEADAEYANFADPRYAALPPEARPATECLKDVLGRALPYWYDQIVPDLRDDKTVLVAAHGNSLRALVKHLDNVSDSDIVGLNIPTGIPLCYELDDDLRPVTAGGRYLDPEAAAASIEAVKNQGRK; encoded by the coding sequence ATGACCTCGAATCTGATCTTGTTGCGGCACGGTGAAAGCGAATGGAACGCCAAGAACCTCTTCACCGGCTGGGTGGATGTCGACCTCAACGACAAGGGCCGCGCCGAGGCACGACGCGGCGGCGAACTGCTCGCCGAGAACGACCTGCTGCCCGACGTGCTGCACACCTCGCTGCTGACCCGGGCGATCCACACCGCGCAGATCGCGTTGGACGTCGTCGGTCGCCCGTGGCTCCCGGTCCGCCGGTCGTGGCGACTCAACGAGCGGCACTACGGAGCCCTGCAGGGCAAGGACAAGGCCGCGACGCTGGCCGAGTTCGGCGAGGAACAGTTCATGATCTGGCGCCGGTCCTACGACACGCCGCCGCCCGCGATCGAGGCCGACGCCGAGTACGCCAACTTCGCCGATCCGCGCTATGCCGCGCTGCCGCCGGAGGCACGGCCGGCAACCGAGTGTCTGAAGGACGTCCTGGGCCGGGCGTTGCCCTACTGGTACGACCAGATCGTCCCCGACCTGCGGGACGACAAGACCGTTCTGGTGGCCGCCCACGGCAACTCGTTGCGGGCCCTGGTCAAGCACCTGGACAACGTCAGCGACAGCGACATCGTCGGACTGAACATCCCGACCGGCATCCCGCTGTGCTACGAGCTGGACGACGATCTGCGCCCCGTCACCGCCGGTGGCCGCTACCTGGACCCTGAGGCCGCCGCCGCTTCGATCGAGGCGGTCAAGAACCAGGGCCGCAAGTAG
- a CDS encoding MFS transporter, whose product MDQARLMELSDLATTRLQNKQGTTSSRRGGWMMIATILIEAWDLYAISFLLIFIKNEYKPSDIELGLATAAVQGGALVGALIGGYVADQLGRKRVFILTMILFIVLAIIQGFSHSIWDLILIRFLIGIPLGSDISNGYAYIMESMPKGKREQMGSRWQFMFGLGEVLCIVIVTILYIAGIDHGVLWRLGLALGAVPAVILLLARLNLPETPSSLVQRGLFKEAKAASMKLFDDPLEMLPNENVKIERVKVSDFLRVMWADPIKKRATIFGWISNAMQGAEFTAFGFYLPVILVTAGVGVVGEGADQNIVGTNLVTALVYCLATVSGFIAPLMLPKIGHRGLAMWGFGLAFIGLVVGAFAIGMDIKPLIVIAACVLMWGHYWDASNGMTITSMVAPPRFKGTASGFGYVFVKGASFFGAFVFPIMTTHWGQVGATLAVAVLSLTGFLSAKFILPEMYGYVEQESAALERRA is encoded by the coding sequence GTGGACCAAGCGCGTCTGATGGAACTGTCCGACCTGGCGACGACCCGGCTGCAGAACAAGCAAGGCACGACATCGAGCCGGCGGGGCGGCTGGATGATGATCGCGACCATCCTGATCGAAGCCTGGGATCTCTATGCCATCTCGTTCTTGTTGATCTTCATCAAGAACGAGTACAAACCCAGCGACATCGAGCTCGGGCTGGCGACCGCGGCGGTGCAGGGCGGCGCGCTGGTCGGCGCGTTGATCGGTGGTTATGTCGCTGATCAACTCGGGCGCAAGCGAGTCTTCATCCTGACGATGATTCTGTTCATCGTGTTGGCCATCATCCAGGGCTTCTCACACAGCATCTGGGATCTGATCTTGATCCGGTTCCTGATCGGGATCCCACTCGGTAGTGACATCTCCAACGGCTACGCCTACATCATGGAGTCGATGCCGAAGGGCAAGCGCGAACAGATGGGCAGCCGCTGGCAGTTCATGTTCGGTCTCGGCGAGGTGCTCTGCATCGTCATCGTGACGATCCTCTACATCGCCGGTATCGATCATGGTGTGCTGTGGCGGCTCGGCCTGGCACTCGGCGCCGTACCTGCCGTCATCCTGCTGCTTGCTCGGCTGAATCTGCCGGAGACGCCGTCCTCGCTGGTGCAACGCGGACTGTTCAAGGAGGCCAAGGCTGCCTCGATGAAGTTGTTCGACGACCCGCTGGAGATGCTGCCCAACGAGAACGTCAAGATCGAACGGGTCAAGGTCAGCGACTTCCTCCGGGTGATGTGGGCCGATCCGATCAAGAAGCGGGCGACGATCTTCGGCTGGATCTCCAACGCGATGCAGGGAGCGGAGTTCACCGCGTTCGGCTTCTATCTGCCGGTGATCCTGGTCACCGCCGGCGTCGGTGTGGTCGGCGAGGGAGCCGATCAGAACATCGTCGGCACCAATCTGGTCACCGCGCTGGTCTACTGTCTGGCAACGGTTTCCGGCTTCATCGCACCGTTGATGCTGCCCAAGATCGGGCACCGCGGACTGGCGATGTGGGGCTTCGGGCTGGCGTTCATCGGGCTGGTCGTCGGAGCCTTCGCGATCGGGATGGACATCAAGCCGCTGATCGTGATCGCCGCTTGTGTGCTGATGTGGGGTCACTACTGGGACGCCTCCAACGGGATGACGATCACCTCGATGGTCGCGCCGCCGCGGTTCAAGGGGACGGCCAGTGGTTTCGGGTACGTGTTCGTCAAGGGCGCTTCCTTCTTCGGCGCGTTCGTGTTCCCGATCATGACCACTCACTGGGGCCAGGTCGGAGCCACCCTGGCGGTCGCGGTGTTGTCGCTGACTGGCTTCCTGTCGGCGAAGTTCATCCTTCCCGAGATGTACGGCTACGTGGAGCAGGAGAGCGCGGCGCTGGAACGTCGAGCCTAG
- a CDS encoding DUF6918 family protein, with translation MSLSEKLLAKSTRPAVITDLVAVVDQEVGDKKGISGTALKAAYSAVKKVMPDLSNRAVSRMLPDAAAALDPYWDEFQQAGGDDFGRFLADRGPKVSQALLAVSDQKVQGTSREAIKKAYKPLRGKAADHVEAALPRVGAALQRHAD, from the coding sequence GTGAGTCTTTCGGAGAAGTTGCTGGCCAAGTCCACCCGCCCCGCCGTGATCACCGATCTGGTCGCCGTTGTCGATCAGGAGGTCGGTGACAAGAAGGGCATCTCGGGCACGGCGCTGAAGGCCGCCTACAGCGCGGTCAAGAAGGTGATGCCGGATCTGTCGAATCGGGCGGTGTCACGGATGTTGCCCGATGCGGCGGCCGCGCTCGATCCCTACTGGGACGAGTTCCAACAGGCCGGCGGCGACGATTTCGGCCGTTTCCTGGCCGATCGCGGGCCCAAGGTGTCGCAGGCGCTGCTGGCGGTCAGCGACCAGAAGGTGCAGGGCACCTCACGGGAGGCGATCAAGAAGGCGTACAAGCCGTTGCGCGGAAAGGCGGCCGACCATGTCGAGGCTGCGCTGCCGCGGGTCGGCGCAGCGCTGCAGCGGCACGCCGACTGA
- a CDS encoding SDR family NAD(P)-dependent oxidoreductase: MTQRDVAVVTGASSGIGAATARRLAAVGFRVVCAARREDRISALAEEIDGIAVACDVTDQAAVDRLAQVAGERCSLLINNAGGALGLEPVAEADLQAWQTMYATNVLGAAAVTKALLPTLIRNSGQVIFVTSTAADGGYEGGAGYCGAKAAERSVVESMRLELVDQPVRIAEIAPGMVHTEEFSLTRFGGDAERADKVYAGVDEPLVADDVADVIGFVATRPAHVNLDRITVRPRAQAAQHKVHRTN; this comes from the coding sequence ATGACGCAGCGAGATGTGGCCGTGGTGACCGGTGCGAGCAGCGGGATCGGCGCAGCGACCGCCCGACGACTTGCCGCCGTGGGGTTCCGCGTGGTCTGCGCCGCCCGTCGTGAGGACCGGATCAGCGCGCTGGCCGAGGAGATCGACGGCATCGCCGTGGCGTGCGACGTGACCGACCAGGCGGCGGTCGACCGGCTGGCGCAGGTCGCCGGCGAACGCTGCTCGCTCTTGATCAACAATGCCGGTGGAGCGCTCGGCCTGGAACCGGTCGCCGAGGCGGATCTCCAAGCCTGGCAGACGATGTACGCGACGAACGTGCTCGGCGCGGCCGCCGTCACCAAGGCGCTGCTGCCGACGTTGATCAGGAACTCCGGCCAGGTGATCTTCGTGACCTCGACGGCCGCCGACGGCGGCTACGAGGGCGGCGCCGGATACTGCGGCGCCAAGGCTGCCGAACGCTCCGTCGTCGAGTCGATGCGACTGGAGCTGGTTGATCAACCGGTCCGGATCGCCGAGATCGCGCCCGGGATGGTGCACACCGAGGAGTTCTCGCTGACCCGGTTCGGCGGTGATGCCGAACGCGCCGACAAGGTCTACGCCGGTGTTGACGAACCGTTGGTCGCCGACGATGTCGCCGATGTGATCGGCTTCGTGGCAACCCGGCCGGCGCACGTCAATCTGGATCGGATCACCGTACGGCCGCGGGCGCAGGCCGCACAGCACAAAGTGCACCGGACCAACTGA